The Streptomyces cyanogenus DNA segment GACGCGCTGGACAATCGCGTCGAGTTCGGCGTGTGGGGAGGCATGACGGAGCGGGAGCGCCGCGCGCTGCTGCGCCGGCGGCCCACCGTCACCTCGTGGCGCAGGCTGCTGGAAACCGCCCGCTCGGAGTACGAACGGGGCGTCGGGATCGTCCCCCTCGACAGCGACGAGGTGTACGAGAACTACGCGGCGGTGAGCTGAGGCACCCCCGC contains these protein-coding regions:
- the wblA gene encoding transcriptional regulator WblA is translated as MGWVTDWSAQAACRTTDPDELFVQGAAQNRAKAVCTGCPVRTECLADALDNRVEFGVWGGMTERERRALLRRRPTVTSWRRLLETARSEYERGVGIVPLDSDEVYENYAAVS